One Gambusia affinis linkage group LG15, SWU_Gaff_1.0, whole genome shotgun sequence genomic window carries:
- the micu2 gene encoding calcium uptake protein 2, mitochondrial: MASWGKFTAVFRNVVRSSRVRKTSTTFRAIGSGVLGSVVGTGGLCYYLYHHANVRTLPFAVLAEEEKLQEPAVPQLSARKVRFTQFASVMYDMEPYMTPRDFLFSVMLEQVDRKLQKRILTTEDLNKMLVTASKARPGSDLFRNLGDNGLISYTEYLFLLTILTKPRTGFQIAFQMLDVDGNEQVEKKEFLTLKNIIGKSKPKPPKDVAEKSAEEGAAANTSLQAYFFGKRGDNKLKYQEFLRFMEDLQAEVQEMEFLQFSRGMDTMRREDFAEWLLHYTNEEDNEIYWENMRKKIPAGQSITFEEFKAFCLFTNNLEDFAFSMKMVTEANRPVGMAQFKRAVKIATGHELSENVLDTVFKLFDMDGDNCLSHKEFMGVMTDRVLRGLKVQQQTGISGYWKCVKRETLKGAKEALGDSGCPI, from the exons ATGGCCAGCTGGGGAAAGTTCACCGCCGTCTTTAGGAATGTGGTCAGGAGCTCTCGGGTTCGGAAGACTTCTACAACATTCCGTGCAATTGGTTCCGGTGTTTTGGGCTCTGTCGTTGGAACCGGGGGTCTCTGTTATTACTTATACCACCATGCTAATGTCAGGACTTTACCCTTCGCTGTTCttgcagaggaagaaaaa TTGCAGGAACCTGCAGTTCCTCAGCTGTCTGCCAGAAAGGTCCGTTTTACCCAGTTTGCCTCAGTGATGTATGATATGGAGCCCTACATGACCCCAAGGGACTTCCTGTTCTCCGTCATGCTGGAACAAGTAGATC gaaagCTCCAAAAGAGAATCTTAACAACTGAG GACCTCAACAAGATGTTGGTGACTGCCTCTAAAGCTCGTCCTGGCAGCGATCTGTTCAGAAACCTAGGAGACAACG GTTTAATATCCTACACAGAGTATCTCTTCCTGCTGACCATCCTGACCA AGCCACGGACCGGGTTTCAGATCGCTTTCCAAATGCTGGATGTGGACGGCAATGAGCAAGTGGAGAAAAAAGAGTTTCTCACG CTCAAGAACATCATCGGCAAGAGTAAACCAAAACCTCCGAAGGACGTGGCAGAG AAATCGGCAGAGGAAGGGGCGGCGGCAAACACGTCACTTCAGGCGTACTTCTTTGGAAAGAGAGGAGACAACAAGCTGAAGTACCAGGAGTTCCTCAG GTTCATGGAGGACCTGCAAGCTGAGGTCCAGGAGATGGAGTTCCTGCAGTTCTCCAGAGGCATGGACACCATGAGAAGGGAAGACTTCGCCGAGTGGCTGCTGCACTACACCAACGAAGAAGACAATGAAATCTACTGGGAGAACATGAGGAAGAAGATCCCTGCTGGTCAG AGCATCACATTTGAGGAGTTCAAAGCCTTCTGCCTGTTCACCAACAACCTGGAGGACTTCGCCTTCTCAATGAAGATGGTCACCGAGGCCAACCGTCCTGTGGGGATGG CCCAGTTTAAGCGAGCCGTGAAGATTGCTACGGGCCATGAGCTGTCGGAGAACGTTCTGGACACAGTGTTCAAACTCTTCGACATGGACGGAGACAACTGCCTGAGTCACAAGGAGTTCATGGGAGTAATGACGGACAGAGTGCTGCGGGGTCTGAAG GTGCAGCAACAGACCGGCATCTCTGGCTACTGGAAGTGTGTGAAGAGAGAGACCCTGAAAGGGGCCAAAGAGGCCCTGGGAGACAGCGGCTGCCCCATCTGA
- the LOC122845397 gene encoding interferon regulatory factor 2-binding protein 1-like — MSSASQPSSRRQWCYLCDLPKMPWAMLWEFSEAVCRGCVNYDGADRIELLIETARQLKSTHGVLDGRSPGPQQSKPGSVGTVETGRQHSERVDRGRGEYGVSSRLPNGLHRAEDVALSEGSRQSPNTRRVVTGAVPGLHSTISHALIAQGLVAAPHGLLAPLSGSRTASTPIAVSAGPIMGEGGRRQAVSLGVGASTSALVGIDPAVWRNNEVMAELNEVARNRVEGWPNRPKGVRDVLVALSNSIPFNVRFRKDHNLQGRVLAFDASTTPEFELKVFVEYPVGSGIIFSGIPDLVRQMFRDSAKDAGKAVNSGLRYVEYEKRQGTGDWRGLSELLNDGVRMFKEPPIPEVLPQPDPVLSLAATGRPGPAKSTTRRRKASPGSENGESDGRPDHPARESWPRSAYTEPLPGMAAPQEGPPRLHSQPSPISALMGVTDSLSSSQMPRDSPGMSAAHSLAAGRSTSSSPSTASTSASQASMGQGMSAVGPSGNANTGESTSSTQGTLLCCTLCRERLEDTHFVQCPSVPHHKFCFPCTRAFIRSQGQGGEVYCPSGERCPLAGSNVPWAFMQGEISTILAGDGDVTVKKEE, encoded by the coding sequence ATGTCCTCCGCCTCGCAGCCTTCCTCCAGACGGCAGTGGTGCTACCTCTGCGATCTGCCCAAGATGCCATGGGCCATGCTGTGGGAGTTCAGCGAAGCGGTGTGCCGGGGATGTGTCAACTACGACGGCGCGGACCGGATCGAGCTCCTGATCGAAACAGCGCGGCAGCTGAAGAGCACGCACGGGGTGTTAGACGGCAGGTCTCCCGGACCCCAGCAAAGCAAACCCGGCTCGGTGGGGACCGTCGAAACGGGGCGGCAGCATAGTGAGCGCGTAGACAGGGGCAGGGGGGAATATGGGGTGTCTTCCCGGCTCCCTAACGGCTTGCACCGAGCTGAGGACGTGGCTTTATCGGAGGGAAGCCGCCAGAGCCCGAACACCCGCCGGGTTGTGACCGGTGCAGTGCCCGGGCTCCACAGCACCATCTCTCACGCCTTGATAGCTCAGGGGTTGGTGGCGGCTCCTCACGGGCTTTTAGCCCCGTTATCGGGCTCCCGAACTGCCAGCACACCCATTGCAGTCTCAGCCGGGCCCATCATGGGTGAGGGTGGCAGAAGGCAGGCTGTGTCTCTGGGGGTGGGGGCCAGCACCTCTGCCCTTGTGGGTATAGATCCAGCAGTGTGGAGGAACAATGAGGTGATGGCCGAACTGAACGAAGTGGCCAGAAACCGAGTGGAAGGCTGGCCGAACCGACCCAAAGGGGTGCGAGACGTGCTGGTGGCTCTAAGCAACTCCATCCCCTTCAATGTCCGCTTCAGGAAAGACCACAACCTCCAGGGCCGCGTCCTGGCTTTCGATGCCAGCACAACTCCAGAGTTTGAGCTGAAGGTCTTCGTCGAGTATCCCGTGGGCTCCGGGATCATCTTCTCAGGGATCCCGGACTTGGTCCGACAGATGTTCCGAGATTCAGCGAAAGATGCAGGCAAAGCTGTGAATTCCGGCCTGCGATATGTGGAGTACGAGAAGCGGCAGGGTACCGGGGACTGGCGTGGGCTGTCTGAGCTCCTGAATGACGGCGTGAGGATGTTCAAGGAGCCACCCATCCCAGAGGTCCTGCCCCAGCCAGACCCGGTGCTGTCGTTGGCGGCGACAGGCCGCCCGGGTCCGGCGAAAAGTACAACCAGACGCCGCAAAGCTTCTCCCGGCTCAGAAAACGGAGAGAGTGACGGGAGACCCGACCACCCGGCCAGGGAGTCCTGGCCCCGGAGCGCCTACACGGAGCCTCTGCCCGGCATGGCGGCTCCTCAGGAAGGGCCGCCACGCCTCCACAGCCAGCCGTCGCCCATCTCGGCCCTGATGGGCGTCACAGACAGCCTGAGCTCCAGCCAGATGCCCAGAGACAGCCCAGGCATGTCCGCAGCCCACTCCTTGGCAGCCGGTCGCTCCACCAGCAGTAGCCCGTCCACCGCCTCCACCTCGGCCTCCCAGGCATCCATGGGCCAGGGCATGAGTGCGGTGGGGCCGAGCGGCAACGCAAACACCGGGGAGAGCACGAGCAGCACGCAGGGCACCCTGCTCTGCTGCACGCTCTGCAGAGAGCGCCTGGAGGACACACACTTTGTCCAGTGTCCCTCCGTCCCTCACCACAAGTTCTGCTTCCCCTGCACCCGAGCGTTCATCCGCAGCCAGGGCCAGGGAGGGGAGGTGTACTGCCCGAGTGGGGAGCGCTGCCCCCTGGCTGGTTCCAACGTGCCTTGGGCCTTCATGCAGGGGGAAATCTCTACCATCCTGGCCGGAGATGGAGACGTAACAGTAAAGAAGGAGGAGTGA